Part of the Henckelia pumila isolate YLH828 chromosome 2, ASM3356847v2, whole genome shotgun sequence genome is shown below.
CTATTAGTAGAAGGATTTTAAACAAGCACAACTTTTTCTAAATGCCACAATCAAATACTAATACAGAACATGCATCAATGGAGTTAAAAGAAATGGTCAAACCCTGCAATTTTATCTGCTCCGAGTTAACAAGAACAGCAGGGGCTGCAGTGAAGAATTAGTGTTGCAAAAGATTCAACAGGATACTATCGTAAAGAACCTATATCAGCAAAACTCCTTCCTAATCGCCATGTTTGACCTGAATAGAGAATCATGAAACAATGTAGTCCCTCAAACCAATGCAACATCCTACAATTTCTGTTGGTGTACAAGATAATTTCTGATTTAGTTTGTGTCCAAAAAACAAATGACATATTCGATAACTTACATCACACTTCTGTTCGacatgaaaataataaaagaataaTTAACAAAGATTATGCAACTACTCTTTTGCTTTTGCATCTTCAGTACAAAAAAAATATACCTTCACATGGTGTGGCatgatttttatgtcaaaaggtGCATGAAGCCATGCTTCAGGCGGATAGAACAGGAAGTTCTCCGGTTTGCTGGTATAAACATCGGCATATTGATGGATATGATAAGCGAATGAAGATTCTTGACCTGTGTCAGTCAGAAATGTAGCTCCAAATGACTTATTAAACATGGCTTTCATAATGTTGCGTGCTTTCTGTCTCTCTTCATTCAGCTCCTCAAGAAGAGATGCATATGCTTCACTTTTTCCACTCTTAGCTACCGTAGCATGTAGTTTTCCAAGAAGCTCTTGTATTATATGAAACTTGGCCTGTTGGAGAAGAGGATGCATAGTTGATTCAGAATAATAGAGAGAGCAAACTGGAGAAAGTCGAAGATTTCCCCATTTGAAAAAGTTACCTGTTCAAAACGATAAGTATCCTCATTCTGGATCTGTATTTCACTCTGTAAATAAGTAAAAGAGAGAAATTATTGGCTGTTCCCGCATCAAACATGGCCATCAGACAAATACGAGTGAGTATTTTACTAAAGGGATTTTTGCGTCCTCATATGAACCTCATGACAGAGAATTTCAGTTCAATGCGAAGTTCAGTTGCGTCCACCGAAGTTCAGTCGCGTCCACAAAGAACAGTGCCTCAGACAAGAATTCAGCACACATTTTTGGGATACAGTCGTTGAACATTTATATCATGGGACCTAAAATGGCTCAAGAAGAGTAGTCTACTGGATTCCTAAATATGAAACTAGCTCAGATGCATAGACCGCACTTGGCATTTTTAATCTAGATTTATTCTCATTAACAACATATAAGTCTACTTTTCACTCTCTAGCACATTGAGGTATTGATGACAAAATCTGGCAACAGGGTGAACATGAAAACCAGTACAACAAATACATAAAACGTTCAAGAAGTCGACAAAATCAACCACAATGGACAATGAAACAAACTCTTTTGGGATAAGAAACATTCACATCTACTGGCTAGCATAGCTCAAAAGGAGCACCACGGCCAGGAAGAAGTAGCAGTACCATTTAATATTTGAGCCGCaaatttttatcattttttataaaaaaattgtcGCTCTTAGTTTAGCAGCTAGAAACGAGTTTATAGTTGTGAACTTTCAATTCTAATTATAGTGTTCATTTCCCTTCCTTTAAACGACAATTTCCAACGGAAATATAGTTTTCCTATTCATAAACATCTTTTTAACAAGGGAAAACCCTGCAGGAAATGAAGGTGAAAGCTCATGCAACTTGGCTCACGTTCCTCAGAGCAACACCATGAGCATCTACAATCTAACACATACACACTCTCACATGTACATAATAAAAACATAATTGCTTCGAAGTATGTAACAAACAAACTTGAAAACAGGCATACTTCCAATTCATGAATGATGGCAGCTGTACGCCACCCAGATTTTGATGGCCCTCGTAGGTCGCTGAAGAGGTGATCCCCAAAGTATATCACCTAGATTTCCatagaaaatcaataacaaaGAATTCACTTTTTGTAACTTCAAGTTGTTCGATAGTAAATAACAAAAAGTATAATAGAATTCTAAAACAAGAGCTCATCCAAGTATCATACCTCAGGACCGTTCCACTTTGTTATTTGCAAGAAAGTCTTCAGGCATCCATGGTAATAAATTTTATTGGGTGAAAAGGCATCTACCTTTGAAAACGCCAAAGTATCTTTCTCCTCATCATAACAGCTACAAAGAAGTTCCAGATGAGAAAAAGAGAAAGATGAAACTAAAGGATTTCGTAGGATTGGCTAATATCTACAGGTATACATGGGAAACTGAAAAATTGTTTTCACCAGTCAGTTGTACACTGATGTTAATATGGTTTCAACATAAAATAGATCAATGGAATGGCTTAACAGCTACAGGTAACACAATTAGACTTGGTTTTTTCCGTAATAAAAGTATATGATGCATTATATAAGTACTGAAGGGTGGAGAAGAGGACCGAAATGGATGTTCTGATGTGTAGAACTCTGGTTTATTGGCTTTAGCAATCACTACGTCAAATAGTTCCCTCCAAGAGTCCTGGTGCCGCAATGAGTCCTAGTTTTTCAGGAACAAAAGACACCCATTACATTTTTCTAGCATTTTTTTTCTGTACATAGATGACAAATGAGATAGGTGGTAAACAAAATTACATGTATTGTAACTAGAACAAtgcttcatttaaaaaaaaaatcccaaatatgAAAAGTAGATCAACCTAGCTTGATAGTGAGAATGAAATAAGAATCTCTACACAATAATGGTGAGATATCCATTCTGTACAAAGTACAGAGTTCTGAAAATTGTCAATCACATAAAAATTTGCAGGTCTTATGGTGGAAAGCTTCATCAATTGAACAGCAGAGACAATGTAGACCCACCTCTCCAACATAGTATCGTAAAATTGCTTCTCATTGAGATAAGCAGCAATCTATAAGCTGAGTTTGTTTCAGTTAGTTAGTCCAAATATTCTAGTCCTGCCTACAAGTTTGATAGGATCTAAACACACACATTGCTGCtcaagaaaaaataaaagattatCTCTGTTGCATATAAATTGACTAAGTTCTCTTAATCTACAGTGCGAGAAAAAGGACATGGGAtaaggttttttttttggataagaaacattattatattaattaggGGAAAGCTATTAAATACAATAGACGGAGAAGTGATCCGCTAACAAAAAAAGTCTAATAATGACTTTACTCATATCAACAATAGACAAAAGTCCAATCTCTTAATAATTCTGAGATTGAGACATTCTCAAACTCTACATGAGACCCAATCCAAGTAGAAATTCAAATTTTGATCTTTTCCCAGCACTCGTCAATGGACTCTTCAATGTTGTCGAAAATTCTTCTATTCATCTCCAACAACACGGACCAACATATGCCATGAACGACCACCATCCAAAAAAATATGCCCTTCTTGCCAAGAAGATGTCCAAGATCTATAGCGCATAATTCTTGTGTTGATCTTGGAACCACCAAACCAACCACATCTCTGCCAAAGCTCTACCCCACAGCCCACTCGTAAAAGTACAATGAATCAACATGTGGTCCTGACTCCTGTGTCTCCCTCTCTTTCCGACACAGCACACACCAACTTGGGCACAGAGCACACATGGGCCACCACTTTTGCATCATCTCCGAAGTCGGCACCTTGCCCAACACCGCGATCCACGAAAATACTTGGACCTTTGTTGGGACCAAAACCTTCCAGATAAcattgaaaaaggaaaaaacGGGAAAACTACTACTCGGAAAAGAATGACTCGAAGAATGACTTGACTAAAAAGACCCGAAGGATCCCCATCATGCACTCCTGGCACAACTACGGAGAGACTGGACAGAATTGTGCTACACAGGAATTCAATCATCTTACCTTGTCTACTCCACCTAACAAAGCGCTCAACTCATCTAATTCCTCGTCCCTCAAAACCCTTCGAAAATGCAAGTCCCATGAGAGGGAAGAAGAAGGGTTCTCGAACATAGCAAAATAAGAAATAGGCATATTGCGGACCGATGAAATCTGAAATAAAGACGGATACGGATCCTGAAAGGAAGAATTCACCCCGCCCCCCGACCACCTATCCTCCCAAAACCTGACCTTGGTACCCCGCTTTAACCACTGTCCTCACTAATTGGTGAGATCTAGAAATAAATTTCCATTGATAAATATATTCCTAAACATAAACACAAAGGGCAAATTTTTACTCAAGGGTGCAAAGAAAAAGTATAGCTCTGTTTATTACGCCATTTGGATGAGATGTGACTTACTGCAGTGATTATAGGATTGGAAGGACTGCTGAAACAAAAGGGGAAATACATGATAGATATCGAGAAAATaggaaaaacaaaaataacaaacagaatagaaatagaaatttACTCAGACAAAATTAGACGaaacaaaaagaaagaaaaacattGGCAAGAGCATCTACAGAAATAGAAGGGTTCTCCAAGCCACCATGAGTATCAAGAAACTCAGGTTGTTTGATACATAAAAAACCACATTTCTCATTCTGAAAAGAAAGAGTGTGCAgcctcaaattttttaaaaatgattctTCGAACTTATCCTCTTCTAACTTTCACAGATATTTATTAACCAAAAAACTTGAGATGAGAGAAAGTAACCAGGAAGACTTATTTCTAGCGACAACCTCAGACAACTAGTCGAACCATAGGATGAACTAACACTTAGTCTCCCACACAAAGAACACTTCGCATGCAGGGAACAGATGGACAATTGAAAAAATTGAGTACAAAAGAAATGTAAAATAGGGAAATAAAATAATCTCCTTTCTGTGGAAAAATCTAGTACTCATTTACTTGTTCGGTGTTAGGCCATCAAAGATCGCATCTCAATGGTCATAGAGCCAAAATTTCAATGGGTTATCAAATTCATTAGTCAAAAGGTTCAGACAAGTAAAAACACGAAATCAAATagaaaatattatggagcaaaaATGCATAAACTCTGATTGTTTGTAATGCACCAAAATACCCACCATCAAGAGTTTCAaccagataaaaaaaaaattaaaattagttctTTCACCATTGCTGCAtctattattaaattaaacatTAGAAAAGTGAAAATCGAGAAGTGAATTGATTGTTTCTACTTTCTAGGAATCCTGCTGTCTACCGATATAACAGTTACCTCCAACATAAACCGCATTCCTCCATCCACAAAGTAATACGGAGAGTTGGTCAACAAGAAAAGCTTCTTCCCTTTATCTCTAAGCATTCTTAGAAAGCGTAGCAGTTGACCCTGGAATAGTCACAGAGCggccaataatatgagcaaacaACTGCCTATCTTCCTTGATAACGAGAAAAGTTTTTGCAAACACTAATAAGACGATAGAAAATATGAATAACAAGATTAATAGAACATACATTCTTTACGAGGTATTTATTTGGATCAGAAAGAATTCCTCTATGGACTAACCCACTTTGATGTACATGCTGAATTGCTTGATTCACATCTTGATAGACATATGCAGAGTCAAATTCCAGCTTAGCGTCGACAAAATGTTGTACGATATCAGCAATGAGACATGACTGCAAGACAACAAAACCAGATCGTTCACACAAATGAGCCCGATTCTACAATGAAATTACCCATCCGAAAGGCTTAAAAGTTCCAACAGGTTCACAAGGCACCATAATTTAAGCATCACTCATATAATACTTATTTACATAGGATTAGTACTAACTGTTTAACATTGACCTTTCGAAGCTTCTATTTGTTCGACGAAATACTGAATATTATCATTGCTAAATCTACATCATCCCACTACTAAATACCCTTGGGTTTAAACATTGAGGATTGAGAAGTAAAAGCGGCAAAACTATCATAAAAAATCAGCCTTGTTGGCTAAGCAAAAAGCTGCATCTGGCATCACCTCGTACCATTTAATCAATACGCATTAGCCCGAAATTTGCTGAAAACATATTTTTCACTAATTTCAGTTTCAGCATAAACCTCAATATCTAAGAAGCTGTTGATATCAATTGCCTAAGTAGCACACAGAGCTCATAATGAAATGCTGGCTCTGATTTGTAAAAACTTGTTAGCCAATGAAAACAATAACTCTTGCAAATCCTATTGTAAACGATGCAGAGAGTATTCATCATAAAACTAAGATCAAACTATCCATGAGAATCATGCGCTCATATATTATGACTACCTAAATCCTTGAGAAATTGGATTAATAAATTTTTCATTATTCAAATGAACTGTTCATGTTCCATGTGCCTTTATCTTACTTGAACACCGCGAAGAGGCaaacataaattattttattacatgatttAAGTTTCTATATGAATGAGCTTTCCATCTAGATAATTCTAAACAATATGCTCATAAACAAATAAGTGACTTGCAAGATAAGATTCACCAACATCCTCAAATGTAGACTTGTTTGTTCTCAGTCCCCATAATCCTCAGTCATAGGCCACTAAGTGTCTAGAGAAGAACACTCAAAGAAACCAACCAAAGGCCATGGATGAAGCTAAAATAATGGTTTTGGGTTTCAACTCATGACGAATTGATCTCTATACAATTTTATGGGGGTGAATAGGCAATGGTTTTTAAAGACAACTCATTCATGATATTAATGATGGGTGAAAATGGGGGCAGGGCAAATACACGATGTCCAAAAATACGTAAACAAAAATGATCACGTTAAATGCCTGCATGCAAGTATGAATACCATAAAGTACTCATATTAGGGAAATAATAAAAGGCCATCAAGGGTGGTTAACCTCGTTCAAACGAAATCTCAAACAAAATAGACTAAAAAGAAGAACATCCAAAATATTTCGGAAACAAATGTTTTTGAACATCAGCCACCTTTAACATAAtatctaaattttaaatcataaagATCATTCCTAAAAATAATACGAATTTCAAAACAAAGAAGAACTTGTAGTCAATGGCACAATCTGTTGTAAAAGAAAATGGAATCATAAAACACAGTTATCAAGCGACTAATAAAAGAATTGACTAATAAACAACCTCAGTACCTCACTAAAGCAAAAGAAGTCCATCAAACCCACGAGTCCTCGAGCCTGAGCACGGCCTATGTGTCTTGTACCATACAAGTCATTAATTTCTGATCGGCTCAACTgcaatattatataatttatttgtcaatttcACTTAAAAGCTCCATTTCGCTGGAGCTATTCAACAGTGTAGGCTCACTAGGTAGCATATTTACATCATCCTTTTTTATGAAGGGGGATTAAACAGATAGAACCTCCTTTACATTTTAAgacattgtttggtttgatggattattaatctatgtataaattATTCCAAtcaatttcgccttatttttgtcatattatttatctatttattaattaataattttaaatcaattaaatcaaataaattataatctatccatcaaatcaaataatatattaactattttttcttatttatttttaatttacattatattacttatctatggattacttatcctatcactcaaaccaaacagtGCCTAAAGGTCTTTGGCTTGTTAAGTCCTAAGGAAATCTGTATACAAGAAGCATTGTATCCTAGAAAATTGGAGATCAATAGAAGCTTTAAATGTCATAAACTCTAGAGAACACAAAAACTGGGTTCCCAATAAAAATCGAATCCTTCTCCCGTAGGTTAAAATTTCAGTGATCAGAAGTTGAGGAAAAAATATAGATCAGATAAGCACGTCATTCAGGATAAACTAACCAGAAATTTCGGACTGTCAAGTATTTCATGATACTTGaaatccaaagaattcaatgcAGCTGACTTTTTTACAACAAATTAACATGTCTGATTTAGTATACATATTTCATTAACAATTTACAATATGACAACTACGATGAATAGATGTCAACCTAGAAAGTAGCTGGCAAATGGTATATAGATCAATAGACGATCTTCTACAGTTCTATGTGAAGatcaaaataaaagatattAGGAAAAGAGACAAAAAGTAATGATACAGGGATGCAAATGCCTGTTGGCATATTCTCTCAGGTTAGATAGACAGTAAAAAAGGAAATATCACTACTCTATACCTTGCGCCTTCCAAAATAGCATCCATCAGGCTCAATTGATCCAAAGAAATCAAGCTTCATGAGGCATCCTTTCAACTTGTCATAGTACAACCCTCTTATTGGAAATGAAGGATCGTATTTGAACTCCAAGCAACTATCCGGATATCTAAACTGAAACAACCCACAGAAAGCAAGAGCATTAGTTGCTTCCAACAAATAAAGCATATAGAAAGTGGATTTAATTGGTAAACCTATCGTGTTTTAAAAGAACAACAGTAACAAACCTCATTAACTAAATACTGTTTGGCAAGATCGTATATTAGAGTTTGTAAATTGGCAGAGTAGTGGGCCAATGTGTAGTCATAGTCAAACCCATATACTTTGATATCATTCAATCTCAAGTTCTTATTTACATATATGcctgaaaaaaaattcaaaaccaaAGTAGCATCGTTTCAGAAATTTAAGTGAATGCGCTATTCTGTCAACAGGATTTTTCAATACTTGAGCAGAGGAATGCTCCTAACCTTTAGGATCCACTCGGGGCATTTCCTTCAATGCATCAGGTATTCGAAGAAACCTCTCTCTTGCAGCGTCAAATTCCTGCCTAATGTTAACAATTTCATCCTCCGAAACCTGGTCTTCCTCatgttctttcaatttttgcACTCCTGGCTGTGAGGTGACAATTGAGCTGAATTTCTGGTTAAAGGCTCCTCCAACCACTTGAATAGCCCAAGCAGAATTCATTTATAAATAGGACGCACATTTATTAGTCGGATACAACGTTATCCTTTTTCAAACACAAAAACTAGTCAAAAGGCAAGAATTTCCAACCGAACATGTTATTCACTAATACTTCAGTTACAGTAGTAGGAATTCAACTAAGAACTCAATGATTCAGCACATACAAACACATAATGAATGAGAAAAAAGAAACCTTTCAAAAAGCCAGAACGACAAAGACTCG
Proteins encoded:
- the LOC140881211 gene encoding uncharacterized protein isoform X2, which translates into the protein MNSAWAIQVVGGAFNQKFSSIVTSQPGVQKLKEHEEDQVSEDEIVNIRQEFDAARERFLRIPDALKEMPRVDPKGIYVNKNLRLNDIKVYGFDYDYTLAHYSANLQTLIYDLAKQYLVNEFRYPDSCLEFKYDPSFPIRGLYYDKLKGCLMKLDFFGSIEPDGCYFGRRKLSRSEINDLYGTRHIGRAQARGLVGLMDFFCFSESCLIADIVQHFVDAKLEFDSAYVYQDVNQAIQHVHQSGLVHRGILSDPNKYLVKNGQLLRFLRMLRDKGKKLFLLTNSPYYFVDGGMRFMLEDSLRHQDSWRELFDVVIAKANKPEFYTSEHPFRCYDEEKDTLAFSKVDAFSPNKIYYHGCLKTFLQITKWNGPEVIYFGDHLFSDLRGPSKSGWRTAAIIHELESEIQIQNEDTYRFEQAKFHIIQELLGKLHATVAKSGKSEAYASLLEELNEERQKARNIMKAMFNKSFGATFLTDTGQESSFAYHIHQYADVYTSKPENFLFYPPEAWLHAPFDIKIMPHHVKVSSRLLRT
- the LOC140881211 gene encoding uncharacterized protein isoform X3, whose amino-acid sequence is MPRVDPKGIYVNKNLRLNDIKVYGFDYDYTLAHYSANLQTLIYDLAKQYLVNEFRYPDSCLEFKYDPSFPIRGLYYDKLKGCLMKLDFFGSIEPDGCYFGRRKLSRSEINDLYGTRHIGRAQARGLVGLMDFFCFSESCLIADIVQHFVDAKLEFDSAYVYQDVNQAIQHVHQSGLVHRGILSDPNKYLVKNGQLLRFLRMLRDKGKKLFLLTNSPYYFVDGGMRFMLEDSLRHQDSWRELFDVVIAKANKPEFYTSEHPFRCYDEEKDTLAFSKVDAFSPNKIYYHGCLKTFLQITKWNGPEVIYFGDHLFSDLRGPSKSGWRTAAIIHELESEIQIQNEDTYRFEQAKFHIIQELLGKLHATVAKSGKSEAYASLLEELNEERQKARNIMKAMFNKSFGATFLTDTGQESSFAYHIHQYADVYTSKPENFLFYPPEAWLHAPFDIKIMPHHVKVSSRLLRT
- the LOC140881211 gene encoding uncharacterized protein isoform X1 yields the protein MAYFRGRLFSSCSLQSSSLCRSGFLKVVGGAFNQKFSSIVTSQPGVQKLKEHEEDQVSEDEIVNIRQEFDAARERFLRIPDALKEMPRVDPKGIYVNKNLRLNDIKVYGFDYDYTLAHYSANLQTLIYDLAKQYLVNEFRYPDSCLEFKYDPSFPIRGLYYDKLKGCLMKLDFFGSIEPDGCYFGRRKLSRSEINDLYGTRHIGRAQARGLVGLMDFFCFSESCLIADIVQHFVDAKLEFDSAYVYQDVNQAIQHVHQSGLVHRGILSDPNKYLVKNGQLLRFLRMLRDKGKKLFLLTNSPYYFVDGGMRFMLEDSLRHQDSWRELFDVVIAKANKPEFYTSEHPFRCYDEEKDTLAFSKVDAFSPNKIYYHGCLKTFLQITKWNGPEVIYFGDHLFSDLRGPSKSGWRTAAIIHELESEIQIQNEDTYRFEQAKFHIIQELLGKLHATVAKSGKSEAYASLLEELNEERQKARNIMKAMFNKSFGATFLTDTGQESSFAYHIHQYADVYTSKPENFLFYPPEAWLHAPFDIKIMPHHVKVSSRLLRT